The sequence taagaaataagaaaaatgaatttacctgtacacatcattaaatgtttccctataaggaggtgatattatatctttgatagccacaacctgtataacagagaaaaatgcaaccgatacatttggaatataactgggaaacaatataaggaataagaaaaaatgaatttacctgtacacatcattaaatgtttccctataaggaggggatattatatctttgatagccacaacctgtatgacagagaaaaatgcaaccgatacagtttgttacaattcaaaggagaaaaaagttgTAACTGCATGGCTTACATACCATAAGTTTGTTATaactttaacttacaacataaacacaatacacatcaatgcataccataagtttgttacaactttaacttacaacataaacacaatacacatcaatgcataccataagtttgttacaactttaacttacaacataaacacaatacacatcaatgcATAACTGACACATTAATCATGTCTACCAAGTTAGGCAATTTGTGCAACTGCATGGCCTACAAAGCTTGCCGGTAAATCTTGAGACACTCATAAGGAGAATGATTGTCCCATTAAGATTGATCATCCATTTCAATGCATCAACACATCTAATCTGATGCATATACCCATGTTGATACATGGAGAGGTGTGCTCACTAAGTGACACTCTTACCTAATGGACCATTCCTGCCTAACAATTCCAAGCCCCTTACTCACTATACGTACTTTCTATTTACTCATCTGTATTAACAAAGCTACCTATTTCTGTTCAAGTATTGCCCTGTCTTTCTTACCTTGTTTGTGTACTTTGGTGTCTTTTAGTACCAGTGGTACTGCAAGTAGAAGACTATTAGTACCTTagggataaacgcatgcatcaatgtggggcctatatgtgtagtggatttcaaaacaaCACTTACGCACTAAGTGCACCGCCTCCTTTTGCATGGCCATCCATTTTAGTAACAATCACAGCACCAACCGTGACACTTTGTTTAAAAGCTTGAGCTTGGTCAAATGCTGCTTGGCCAATACTGCTATCCATAACGAATATAACAAGATCTGGTTTCTACAACATCAAGGAACTTAAATTAGATATAGACAGCATGTTGGCaaccaacataaatgaataagagtgataaacctttaggataagaaaatgaataccgttgcttcagacacttggtgcatttcttcaaacagagccgcttcctgtttgtggtgtccacttgtgtctacaattatcagatcacaattttccttcttaaaccgttctacaccttctgctgcaatttttacagggtctgactccatgtagctgtggatacagcacaaatgattttttatgtgaaCATGTTGGGGAAAGCACAGAATGAAACAAGCAGTGTTATGTAGACATAAACATATTTTCACATGTCTAGAGCATCATGTATCTAAAACATGCTAGAGGCGGCAATcagctatttaaaaaaaaaaaaaggcaccggCAAAAATGCCTTCGAAGATTTGTAAGGCAAAATTTGGAGTCCAAAATCACCATGTCTgaactataataaaaataataaaaataaaaaactatgaaAAACCTAAAAATTGCATGATTTCAACTTTGAAAGCAATCTCGATTGCCTGCAAAAATGCAATTTGTGTTCTAATTTGACCATTCATCAGATAGCAAAAATGCAAAAATGATTCCCACCATCAGATAgtacacatgccaaagatctgaccattcatcaagtagtgtAAACTGTGAAAATGCCTAAAGCAGTTATCgggaaaaaaaaaccatctaATATTGTAGCATAATTGCAATGAATTACCTCTAATGTCCTCAATAGCTGTCTTTAAAGAAACAGAGAGAAGCATCATCAATGACAAATATGAAACAAAATCCTTCAAAGTACAATTTTATGAATTATTTAGATGAGGAGAATCCAGATAAGCAGGTTCCATGTAGAGTGATTCCATTGTTCTCTGTTTATGTTTGTGACCTTAAACCACACATGAGAAAATCAATGGTGCTTTCTCACAATGTTTTCATGCAATTTTCATAGAAACTTACCTGATCAATGTCCTCACAAACAACAAGTTCCTCATGACCAAATGGATACCTATGAGGCACAAACACACCATCTATCAGCTACAGCCATGAACACACCATCTATCAGCTATAGTAGGAACTTAGTTAGTAATTCCAAGCCAAAAAATGCAGCAAAAAGGTCACTTGAAAAGCTTACAATGAACCAAAACTCGAATAAAGCTTTCGACAGTCATCTCTTATAAGCATCAGTTGTGGTCCACTACTGAGTGGATCAGACTAATTTTCAAGATGAGGATTACTCATTTGCAGCATGTTGGCAACTAGACAACTAGCTAGGTGGAGTTGGTTATTAGTTACCAATACATGTTACTGTTACACAAAAGTTACATAACAGAGGAATACTACTTGCAGCCACAAGACATGAATGCCCACATGTGCCATCTTTGAACAGATGTATTTGCCATCAATCTGTCTCCATGCAGTGTGTAAAGTGCAGCAGTATGTAATTGTTAAGAGTGCCAGTGCCTGACATACTGTTCTTCATAGATTATCATCTATCTAATGGTTACAGAAAGGGCCAAAGAATACAAATTTGGAAGAAATAAAGTATGTACCTGACTGGAAAATAATGAATTTGAGACTATGACAAGAAACTTCTCAGAATTCAGTAAGCATGTAGTTGTTAGTCCCATGTCCACCACTTGACCTTCAAAAGTTATTAGGCATGTTGAAAGTTCATAAACCATACATGAGATGCAAATTCTATAcattgttttgtttctttctaaAATTCTGAGGAATAGGATGCAACCACTTGTAACAATAGTGGAGTTCTAAAATTCTGAGGAATAGATGCATGTCCATTGAAATGGTTGTTGCTATCTGCTCCAATACCAAATCAGTGGAATAGGATTGCAAATGATAAAATGAGATGCAGAcaattattacaaattaaaccTGAAATTCCTCGCAAGCAAGCATACACAATCACACTTAGAATACCAATCTGGAAATTATCATGGGTAACTGCTCTAAGAGTTGTACTAATCTGGAAATTGTCATGGGTTACTGCTCTAAGAGTCACCAGATTGTGTCACGTGAGCTTGTGATATATCTGAAAATTGTCTATTGCCTGTAATCAATGGATGATACATCACTTATGATTTTGTTTCACCGATTGCTCTAATAGATCAACATCTGAATCTTAAACTTAAAAACCTTTATGACCTTATTTTGCAATTAATCCAATGcatatataccaaaaaaaaaaaagtcaatccCGTTTTGTAAAATCAACCTAAACCTCTGGGTTAGTAGAAAGGTTATCTTGCCTGCAACAAAAGTAGAGAAGAAGAAGTTGCCATGCAAAAGACCCTGATTATAACACAAGGCACAGTATAACATATTTTCCTGAGGTGGCTGCTCATGAAGGTATTCTTTGTTTCTAGTCCTCTTACAATCAAATCTTCTAGctggaaaaaaaggaaaacacataAACCAGATCTACAATCAACAATTAAAACCCTAACATTTCGACCAGATCAGAGCtatgaaagttttaaaaaaaaaaaaaaagcatgattAAGCCATAAACATCCCAAGATTCGAGCCAAGTTTAGGGCAAAAACACCCCTACTACAGTTGATGCATCTccgatttgaggcagtttcataaGACCTACTAAAGGAGATGCCTATATTCTTCgattgaaaatttcaaactgCCCAACtaaacaaaatcaaaataattattattaaatgCTCAGCTATACACAGGCGATTAAAATCTAATGAAAAGACATCTAGTAGATTTAACCAGATCATCGAAATTGTGGGTCTCATAACTCATTATGAGTGGAGCATCtcaaaaattacactgatcaagcaatccttacTATCTGATTGATGGCTATCAAGTAGATGGTCAAAAGTAAATAGTGAGTAGTCCAAATTTGAAGGTGTTAGAAAtgggaaaaaaacaaaattacCCCAAATCAGAAAATCAGGGATTTTCAAGTCAGAATCCTCCAAtccgttaattagggattttcaaatCCCATACAGGatgattagggatttcgaatcccaaatccagcaattagggttttctgatttgaatccccaaatcagaaattagggatttcgaatcctaaatccaacaattagggttttctgatttgaatctccaaatcagaaattagggatttcgaatcctaaGTCCCATATTGGGGATTCCAGTCATACTACCCCATAATCCAGTTGAaaatagggattttttttttggattcaaatcagtcaattagggattttgaattcgaACCCCAAATCCAGTTGCCAGATTGGGGATTCCATTGTCATACCTGGAGTGAACTTCGTTCGATCTCGCGACGGATGTGGAACTCCTCGCCATCATCCATGGCTGTCACCTGTGCAGAAAgcaatagcaagaaaggaaaaggtttacatcatacctgagaatcgGAGATTCACGAGCAGCGGAAGGCCCTTGATCACCATCAGCAGTGGCTTCTTAGGGTCTGATCCGTCGTGCACCTTTAGCTCCTCCTCCGTGATCTCCCCGAGCTGGACCGGAGGCGGCAGAGGCTCCATCTTCTCTTCGTAATCCCTTGATCTCTGCGGAGGAGGTGGAGAATCGAAGAAGTTAGAGACGGCATAGTAGAAGGCCATCGCTAGGGCTAGGACCGTGAAGAAGGTAGTCGGGGAGAGGCCTGTGTAAGCTGTGATGGAATCTTTCAGGATGGCCCACAGCTAATCGACGGTTGAGACGAGATCGACGGTTGAGACAAGAGTAGCCATGGCCagatttcagagagagagagagagagagagagatttcgggcgcgagagagggtttgggttttgggaggggcgGGCGCGCGAGAGGGATTTGGGGTTGCGGGAGATGGGCGCGCGCAGGAGTGGGTTTTGGGGTGGaacagattagctactccccatgtggtctgtgggccccaccatgatgtatgtgtttcatctaaaccgttcatccatttttaaagatcattttaggccttcatcctaaaaataagagggatataaatcttaggtggaccacaccataggaaaacaataatgattggatatccatcatttaaatcctcctaaggcccactgtactgtttatctgacatccaatctattgattaggtcataaaggccgagatgaagggagaaaacaaagatcaacttgatccaatacttttatggctctcaaaaagtttttaatggtcgacattcatttaacactttttcctgtaatgtggtccacttgagattgggatataactcatttttttttgtaatatcataaaatgatctataaaaatagatggacggcatggatgaaacacatacatcatggtggggcccacagaccaccgaacacaaaagttgagaggggttaccctccattaaaacattcataattattttttgggcccacagatgtggttcacaaatctagcccatccattatatgtgtgccacttggatgaggggtcataccaagtttcaggcgcatccaaattttaggtggggccccaccaagtgcttttatatgttttaggcatgtcttcatgtgattttagatggtatggcccagcagagttctgtatatggctgatttttaggatatcctataatttaaaagggacccatcaaatgcacggtgttgattttcgacacacgtcatggtggggcccacataactcgacctcatgggagttcccatgagctcgacgaatagaacattttccatatatatgtaaaaacttatgatgtatttgttatattcacactgtccatccattttgagatatcattttaagtcacgagccaaagaatgagacagataaaaatctgtattggaccccaccacagaaaacaacgggaaggtgattcccaccgttgaaactatcctaaggcacatcgtaatgtttatttgaaatccaactggttcaaaagtaaaaataaaaataaaaaatggtcgtggggtcatacatcatggtggggcccacacagcaccaaccaccagccattggatggtgtagggggagtagccaatctgttccccttatttgtggtgtggtccatttaatctttgaatatgattcattttttttgataattctgtaaaatgatctcaaaaaatggatgaacggtgtgtgttgatcccaaattttcgataaatccaaaactcaagtggaccatgccacacaaaacaatgtggaataatgatttccaccttgaacgttggatctgccccatcagtcagatgcaccattccatggtaggctacgagcttaaaaataaagtcaatccatgacttgggtgggccacactacatactatagttgagagggttaccctcccattaaaacattaacaatcatttattgggcccacctggatgtggttcatagatccagcctattcattatgtgtgtcccacttggatgaggagtcaaaccaagtttcatacacatcaaaaactcatgtgggccccaccaaatgcttttatatgttttagggatgttttcacatagttttagatgctatggcccacctgagtttcgtatatgactgatttttggacttaaaggggacacatcaaatgcatggtgttgatgttctacacacatcatggtggggcgcacacagattaacctcatgggaagttcccatgaggtgaccttatagtaccattttactattttaggtaactccttcatgggtgttactctaaccgtgtagggcccaccttgatatgttttatgtaattgacactgtccatatattttttccatcatattttaggatgtgatttcaaatcataaaaactcaataatctcaagtgggtcataacaatcaaaacaatgataaataactattaaaaaccttttgaaggccacaaaagttttggatcaatttgatctttatagtttaccttcatctagatcttctttacattatcaacaagttggattgcaaataaacattagtaaaaccttacgatgggctctttataatttttaatagcgaggtactatattctcattctttccagtggtgtggtccacttaatgtttaaatctacataattttttatagccggcccaaaaatgggttggagaaacatagggtggcaaggatatataacacatcatcaaaatctcacttttgttatctaacttttcaatttttcttgtcaaaatacaaaatctagttttcttttttttaaaaatattttttttttttacaatttgtcaattttttcacaattctgtttgattttttaaattttctttttcaaaatatcatttttaaaatctcacttttgttacataacttttcaatttttcttgtcaaaatacaaaatctagttttcttttttaaaatatatatttttttacaatttgtcaattttttttacaattttgtttaattttttaaattttctttttcaaaatatcatttttttagtctcacttttattatataacttttcaattttttttgtcaaaatacaaaatctacttttctttttaaaaatatatatttttttttacaatttttctattttttaacaattctgtttaattttttaaattttctttttcaaaatatcattttttaaatctcactttgttatataacttttcaattttcttgtcaaaatacaaaatctagttttcttttttaaaatatatttttttttacaatttgtcaatttt is a genomic window of Magnolia sinica isolate HGM2019 chromosome 15, MsV1, whole genome shotgun sequence containing:
- the LOC131227500 gene encoding membrane steroid-binding protein 1-like, with the protein product MAFYYAVSNFFDSPPPPQRSRDYEEKMEPLPPPVQLGEITEEELKVHDGSDPKKPLLMVIKGLPLLVNLRFSGIHLVMRNLLFVRTLIR